In Candidatus Eisenbacteria bacterium, one DNA window encodes the following:
- a CDS encoding molybdopterin-dependent oxidoreductase, whose product MMSITRRTILKMFGGVAAGSIISPLPWKLIADGTIWTQNWSWMARTLRGPISTKFTTCTLCPEGCGVRVRMVGENPVSVWAQQNHPVSRGTICPIGLGAAQLRFHPARIERAIQRNGSGRGNAWTPIATETAIAETGKILAELRASGKCDGLAVLDLRPGRAISDLYTDFLKLAGGGQYLTIPSGRDLSGTVFKEMADDLAGAPGYDLLHSRMILSFGAPLYDGWTGAGPVPELALRLTGIRAGNPPGVIQVEPNQSPTAAKAGRWLAIKPGTETTLALGLAHVILDEELYNKDAGPAVLDLEDGPQPGFRSYVRHFTPQRVSDITGLAPQVIAQTARDLAHQQPSIAIGAGDAGGGPLGSGEEAAIWGLNCLLNGLGRRGSILTRPALPASVGKDSALKHPWTLEPRSIWDLPDESIHLLIADGANPGFAWPKQLLERKLAPSARIVCLTPFLSGIAEMADLLLPTPAPGEWLEDIPPQILAMKNTYGLAPSINPAPSFALHPGTILANIAIAAGLQPPGASGDEAVERRIQDRIEALYNSGRGGIFDPAATEIKPSNELRDAEELRAILNRGGCWIDQAEPVPVTSFRFFGKEGRMRPAIECVTNGRLELLTVSEKEYPLILMPHGSSGIAGGGAVPPVLTKLHRESNLRPFPAQAQINPATGRKLGLKNRSSGELSTPAGSLQVWILFNESVMPGVVRVATGPDPVSLGDLKSGKGPDILQLCAITERSVRRVSRAALRMI is encoded by the coding sequence ATGATGTCGATCACACGGCGGACAATTCTGAAAATGTTTGGCGGGGTCGCCGCCGGATCAATCATCTCTCCGCTACCTTGGAAACTCATCGCTGACGGGACGATCTGGACGCAAAATTGGTCTTGGATGGCCAGGACCCTGCGCGGTCCGATCAGCACCAAATTTACAACCTGTACACTCTGTCCGGAAGGATGCGGTGTACGCGTGCGGATGGTCGGAGAGAATCCCGTTTCAGTGTGGGCTCAACAAAATCATCCGGTCAGCCGCGGGACAATTTGCCCCATCGGCCTCGGCGCGGCGCAGCTCCGGTTTCATCCGGCGCGGATTGAACGGGCGATTCAGAGGAACGGCTCCGGCCGTGGAAATGCCTGGACTCCGATCGCGACCGAAACCGCCATCGCCGAAACCGGGAAGATTCTCGCCGAATTGAGAGCTTCCGGCAAGTGCGACGGACTCGCGGTCTTGGACTTGCGGCCCGGAAGAGCCATCTCGGATCTGTACACTGACTTTCTAAAACTCGCCGGCGGCGGACAATACCTGACCATTCCATCAGGCAGGGATCTCTCCGGAACCGTATTTAAAGAGATGGCGGATGACCTTGCCGGCGCCCCCGGTTACGATCTTCTTCATTCCCGCATGATTCTCAGTTTCGGCGCGCCGCTTTATGACGGATGGACAGGAGCGGGTCCTGTCCCCGAGCTGGCGCTTCGATTGACCGGCATTCGGGCCGGCAACCCGCCGGGTGTTATACAAGTGGAGCCGAATCAATCCCCCACCGCGGCGAAGGCCGGCCGCTGGCTTGCGATCAAACCGGGCACGGAGACGACCCTCGCTTTGGGATTGGCTCACGTCATTCTTGACGAGGAATTATACAATAAGGATGCGGGACCCGCCGTTCTGGATCTTGAAGACGGCCCACAACCCGGATTCAGAAGTTATGTCCGGCATTTCACGCCGCAAAGGGTCAGCGACATCACCGGACTTGCGCCGCAGGTGATTGCGCAAACGGCGCGGGATTTAGCTCATCAGCAACCCTCCATCGCGATCGGCGCAGGGGATGCCGGCGGCGGGCCGCTCGGTAGCGGCGAAGAAGCGGCGATCTGGGGGCTTAATTGCCTCCTGAATGGATTAGGGCGACGCGGCAGTATCCTCACGCGTCCGGCGTTGCCCGCATCCGTCGGCAAGGATTCAGCGTTAAAGCATCCATGGACATTGGAACCCCGCTCCATCTGGGATCTCCCCGATGAATCGATCCATCTCTTGATCGCTGACGGCGCCAATCCCGGATTCGCCTGGCCGAAACAACTGCTTGAGAGAAAATTGGCCCCCTCCGCCCGCATCGTCTGCTTGACGCCGTTCCTATCCGGCATTGCGGAAATGGCCGACCTGCTCCTTCCGACACCGGCGCCGGGCGAATGGCTTGAGGATATCCCGCCCCAAATCCTGGCGATGAAAAATACCTATGGCCTCGCACCTTCCATCAATCCGGCCCCGAGCTTTGCCCTTCATCCGGGAACGATCCTGGCAAACATTGCCATTGCGGCCGGTCTACAGCCGCCGGGAGCGTCGGGTGATGAAGCGGTGGAACGCCGGATTCAAGATCGTATTGAGGCGCTCTATAACAGCGGCCGGGGCGGCATTTTCGATCCCGCAGCAACGGAAATCAAACCATCGAATGAACTCCGTGATGCCGAGGAACTCCGCGCCATACTGAACCGCGGAGGCTGCTGGATTGATCAGGCGGAACCGGTCCCGGTCACATCCTTCCGATTTTTCGGGAAAGAGGGCCGGATGCGCCCCGCCATCGAATGTGTAACCAACGGAAGGTTGGAGCTGCTGACCGTATCCGAGAAAGAGTATCCGCTGATTCTCATGCCCCACGGCTCCTCCGGCATCGCGGGTGGGGGCGCCGTGCCGCCGGTCCTGACAAAACTCCATCGGGAATCGAATCTTCGTCCCTTCCCGGCGCAGGCTCAGATCAATCCCGCCACGGGGCGGAAACTCGGACTTAAAAACAGAAGTTCCGGGGAGCTCTCAACACCGGCCGGAAGCCTGCAGGTGTGGATATTGTTTAACGAATCGGTGATGCCCGGTGTTGTCAGGGTCGCCACCGGACCTGATCCTGTTTCCCTTGGAGATTTAAAATCCGGAAAAGGGCCGGATATTCTCCAACTTTGTGCCATCACGGAACGGTCAGTCCGGCGGGTGAGCCGGGCAGCCCTGAGGATGATTTAG
- a CDS encoding cytochrome c family protein, translated as MAFLLGLLGGLALGWLWLPAVLYERIEQPLSFNHALHTGEDVGLTCEECHSFRDDGSFTGIPGIENCMGCHEAPIGESKDEIELAGSYISKGLEIPWLVYSRQPENVYFSHAPHIHLAKLECRRCHGDHGTTETLRPFERNRLSTYSRDIWGHRISGGGPDPWSSMKMDDCEDCHKDKGVDDCCLNCHK; from the coding sequence ATGGCCTTCCTACTTGGACTCCTGGGAGGCCTCGCCCTTGGATGGCTTTGGCTGCCCGCTGTTCTCTACGAGCGTATCGAACAACCCCTATCATTCAATCATGCTTTGCACACGGGCGAAGATGTTGGCCTCACCTGTGAGGAATGCCATTCCTTCCGCGATGATGGCAGCTTCACGGGGATTCCCGGAATCGAAAACTGTATGGGCTGCCATGAAGCGCCCATCGGTGAGTCGAAAGATGAAATCGAGCTGGCGGGTTCCTATATCTCCAAGGGATTGGAGATTCCCTGGCTTGTCTACTCGAGGCAGCCGGAAAATGTCTACTTCTCTCACGCCCCCCATATCCATCTGGCCAAGCTCGAGTGCCGGCGCTGTCATGGAGATCATGGAACGACAGAAACCCTCCGCCCCTTCGAAAGGAATCGGCTCAGCACCTACAGCCGCGATATTTGGGGCCATCGGATATCGGGCGGCGGGCCTGATCCATGGAGCTCAATGAAGATGGACGATTGCGAAGACTGCCATAAAGACAAGGGCGTCGACGACTGCTGTCTCAACTGCCACAAGTAA
- a CDS encoding right-handed parallel beta-helix repeat-containing protein encodes MKRVRQNPRRPIAVAIFPCAFSSFFLSALPSLLLPAFLSTGAIAETYHVPGDYPSIGSAIGVAAWGDTVLVGPGTYRERNHDTELGSAKYILKNGITLLSEGGPSATVLDGEREGTVLYANDVGAATIIEGFTIARGESSGDYPDIFGGGILCSASSPAFRDCVITGNVADHGGGLYCINGSAPSFLNCTFMSNEALYRGGGIFISSSEPTFENCIITGNRGESGGGIYTTYDASVFLGCTISGNEATYRGGGFYCFLTSTPVELERVILRGNCAAVGGQDAQLKWSGFSLTCNALRWDGIEGTNHQLIVNSLQVVEDPLFCEPEPCDEAPTPLGNYTLAGSSPCLPESSPCGRLIGALGAGCTIPSPTLSISWGRLKLGR; translated from the coding sequence ATGAAGCGAGTGAGACAAAACCCCCGGAGACCTATCGCCGTCGCGATATTTCCGTGCGCATTTTCATCCTTCTTTCTATCCGCACTTCCGTCTTTGCTTCTTCCCGCCTTTCTGTCCACCGGAGCGATCGCCGAGACCTACCACGTTCCGGGAGATTATCCATCCATCGGATCCGCCATCGGGGTCGCTGCTTGGGGGGACACCGTTCTGGTGGGACCTGGGACCTATCGGGAGAGGAATCACGATACCGAATTGGGCTCCGCGAAATACATTTTGAAAAACGGCATCACCTTGCTGAGTGAAGGCGGCCCCTCCGCCACCGTTTTGGATGGCGAGCGGGAGGGAACCGTTCTTTACGCCAATGATGTGGGTGCAGCGACGATCATCGAGGGATTTACCATCGCCCGCGGAGAGTCATCGGGAGATTACCCCGATATCTTCGGCGGCGGCATCTTATGCTCCGCCTCATCCCCTGCCTTCAGGGATTGCGTTATCACGGGCAATGTCGCCGATCACGGCGGCGGGCTTTACTGTATCAATGGATCGGCGCCTTCGTTCTTGAATTGTACCTTCATGTCGAATGAAGCGCTCTACAGGGGCGGGGGCATATTTATCTCTTCCTCGGAGCCGACATTCGAGAATTGTATCATCACAGGGAACCGGGGCGAGTCGGGCGGCGGCATCTATACAACCTATGACGCCTCGGTCTTTCTTGGCTGCACTATTTCCGGGAATGAGGCCACCTATCGGGGTGGAGGATTCTACTGCTTCTTGACCAGTACTCCGGTGGAGTTGGAACGGGTGATCCTAAGAGGGAATTGCGCCGCCGTCGGCGGGCAAGACGCTCAATTGAAATGGTCCGGGTTTTCCTTGACCTGCAACGCGCTGCGGTGGGATGGGATCGAAGGAACCAATCATCAGCTTATTGTGAACAGTCTTCAGGTCGTGGAAGATCCCCTCTTTTGCGAACCGGAGCCGTGCGATGAAGCGCCGACGCCTTTGGGGAATTATACACTCGCGGGCAGCTCTCCTTGTCTTCCGGAATCGAGCCCCTGCGGCCGGCTCATCGGGGCCTTGGGCGCGGGCTGCACCATCCCCTCCCCCACCCTGTCGATAAGCTGGGGGAGGCTGAAGCTTGGGCGATAG
- a CDS encoding prephenate dehydrogenase/arogenate dehydrogenase family protein → MSEDQQNSSPSPEKALGRLREEIADLDGALLELLERRFNLAAEVGNLKAEMNQPVVVHKVEQRVLSRARQAAEHCGISIEVMESIFTAIINASVERQHRVGVKRRAKGGAQILILGAAGGMGVWLRHFLEGIGHTTTGVDPAWRSLPKVKGRYGNLQDVEQVADFDALFVSVPLESTASVLQEMIGAPPGPPIFEITSIKSHLKKDLDALRKAGTMTISLHPMFGPSKNPYEPLTMVHAVGENEALERRMIQELLAHPYLDLVSLPFDRHDQLMGWLLGMAHLTGMLFASALTQSGLDPQELGRAASTTFIRQVATARSVLEEDPHLYFAIQRLNPFRGEVYEALSKTLRRLTGLVENDDRDGFATALLEAMNSLPKLP, encoded by the coding sequence ATGAGTGAAGACCAACAGAACAGCAGCCCCTCACCCGAGAAGGCGCTGGGGCGCCTCCGGGAAGAGATCGCCGATCTCGACGGGGCTTTGCTTGAGCTTCTTGAACGGCGCTTCAATCTAGCCGCCGAAGTCGGCAATCTCAAAGCGGAGATGAATCAACCCGTCGTCGTTCACAAGGTCGAGCAGCGGGTCCTCAGCCGGGCGCGGCAAGCAGCGGAACATTGCGGTATCTCGATTGAGGTGATGGAATCGATCTTCACCGCCATTATCAATGCTTCGGTTGAGCGGCAGCACCGGGTCGGCGTTAAGCGAAGAGCCAAAGGCGGCGCGCAAATTTTGATTCTCGGGGCGGCCGGCGGGATGGGTGTCTGGCTGCGGCATTTTCTCGAGGGGATCGGTCATACAACAACGGGTGTTGATCCGGCGTGGCGTTCTCTGCCGAAGGTCAAAGGCCGATATGGAAACTTGCAAGATGTAGAGCAGGTCGCGGATTTTGATGCGCTCTTTGTCTCGGTTCCTTTGGAATCGACGGCATCGGTGCTGCAGGAAATGATAGGCGCCCCCCCCGGTCCTCCTATTTTTGAAATCACCTCGATTAAATCCCATCTTAAAAAAGATCTCGACGCCCTTCGCAAGGCGGGAACGATGACCATCTCGCTGCATCCGATGTTCGGCCCCTCAAAAAATCCCTATGAGCCCCTCACAATGGTTCATGCCGTCGGGGAAAACGAGGCGTTAGAGAGACGGATGATCCAGGAGCTTCTCGCCCATCCCTATCTCGATCTGGTGAGCCTGCCCTTCGATCGCCACGATCAGCTGATGGGATGGCTGCTCGGGATGGCTCACCTGACCGGGATGCTTTTTGCTTCAGCCCTCACCCAATCGGGCCTCGACCCCCAAGAGCTGGGGCGGGCCGCCTCCACAACCTTCATCCGCCAGGTGGCCACGGCGCGATCGGTTCTCGAAGAAGATCCCCACCTTTATTTCGCCATCCAGCGTTTAAACCCTTTCCGGGGAGAGGTTTACGAGGCACTTTCGAAGACGCTGAGGCGGTTGACCGGACTCGTTGAGAATGATGATCGCGACGGATTTGCCACCGCCCTCCTGGAGGCGATGAACTCCCTACCGAAACTCCCATAG
- the proC gene encoding pyrroline-5-carboxylate reductase, producing MNTVKRIAVLGGGSIGTAIARGLVGSGQYRPEQITITRRKLDRLQALADRGFHVTGDNVEAVTSAALIFLTVDPLNLDGLIHEISPALDPSRHVIISIVSGVSIVEIISLIGKELPVVRAMPNTAIAIQESMTALAALPGSEHAIEIAKQIFDPLGKTLVMAEDQIVPATALCACGIAFFLRAIRAASQGGIEIGFHPDDSLLIASQTAKGAASLLLSHEKHPEQEIDKVTTPRGCTISGLNKMEHEGFSSSMIRGIVLSAEKAAQLYSRPAK from the coding sequence ATGAATACCGTTAAAAGGATTGCGGTGCTGGGCGGCGGGAGTATCGGGACGGCGATCGCGAGGGGTCTGGTCGGATCGGGACAGTATCGACCGGAGCAGATCACCATCACGCGCAGGAAACTCGATCGGTTGCAGGCTTTGGCTGATCGCGGATTTCACGTCACGGGAGATAATGTTGAAGCCGTAACAAGCGCCGCCCTCATCTTCCTCACCGTCGACCCTCTGAATCTCGATGGTCTGATTCACGAGATCTCACCGGCCCTCGATCCATCCCGGCATGTCATCATCTCCATCGTCTCGGGTGTCAGCATCGTGGAGATCATCTCCCTCATCGGCAAGGAACTCCCCGTGGTCCGGGCGATGCCGAATACCGCCATCGCGATACAGGAATCGATGACGGCGCTGGCCGCCCTGCCCGGCTCCGAGCACGCCATCGAAATCGCCAAGCAGATCTTTGATCCCCTTGGGAAAACCCTTGTCATGGCAGAAGACCAGATCGTCCCGGCGACGGCGCTTTGCGCCTGCGGTATTGCTTTCTTCTTGAGGGCGATCCGCGCCGCTTCCCAAGGCGGCATCGAGATTGGTTTTCATCCCGATGATTCCCTGCTCATCGCCTCGCAGACGGCGAAGGGGGCGGCCTCATTGCTGTTGAGCCACGAGAAACACCCCGAACAGGAGATCGACAAGGTCACAACACCACGGGGTTGTACAATTTCAGGGTTGAACAAGATGGAACATGAAGGTTTCAGCTCATCGATGATCCGCGGTATTGTCCTTTCCGCGGAGAAGGCGGCGCAGCTCTACAGCCGCCCCGCAAAGTGA
- a CDS encoding T9SS type A sorting domain-containing protein, whose translation MRKTFIIGLFIILCLCSPALGSYTINLVSDTPSEVVLTFSLDAYDIHRVETGRGSFQVIDLKDAAYPHEIGIPDLPYVTRDIIIPDPAGISLDIVHVQVIEKPGGIILPSAGPVPRTEDQILNPPAPGITYQRDEESPGRFAQLGDPYVLRDFHGITVIFRPFLYNPVQQTLRIASVITVRIRMDEKLQGITPNTCHRTIPGAFEGVYQTHFLNYENYRSRYPTISEEGRMIVITTAAMDQEVFPFIEWKNRKGIPTALYLYPNDTGNTPAQIKTFIKNLYDSAESLCYILIVGDAEDVPPAIGTSGWANGAAADPVYTLLAGDDQYPDAFIGRFSVEDAAQAGTVIYKNLQYEMAPDPAADWYHKAAGIASNVAFDPYPEDWILMEGLRVLMQAYNYSEFTTIYDPGAAAYQVTTAINDGRGWVNYLGHGGPTGWNTSAFSNTHAAQLQNDAMTPVIISVACSNGDFEGQTCFAEAWQRVGTPEAARGSIVFMGSSVGQTTAAWVGQEEIIHRLVEDVHHTIGGLTFNGEMKAISDHPGLGNGTGSECVQSWHLFGDPSLFFYTDTPGAMTVAHDEAIPIGATGAEVLVEDAEGPIEGALVAFYGDGILYGSAYTDLTGLAYVEFAEAPNSAGFLEVNATAFNKIPSFGSIEVRASDSIPTHSSQVIQRFEVRPNPFQDQITLRYGLAAEGDFHIGVYDISGRLIRTLYHRNQTQGSHALKWDGLDELGNSIPAGIYFIKASHSEGGAAKIKCLYIE comes from the coding sequence ATGAGAAAAACATTCATCATTGGCCTCTTCATCATTCTCTGCCTTTGCTCCCCGGCTCTCGGATCTTATACAATCAACCTCGTTTCTGATACGCCATCTGAAGTCGTTCTGACCTTCTCCCTTGACGCGTATGACATCCACAGGGTAGAGACCGGGAGGGGCTCATTTCAGGTGATTGATTTGAAGGATGCCGCTTATCCACATGAAATCGGAATTCCTGATCTTCCCTATGTGACTCGAGACATCATCATTCCTGATCCCGCCGGCATCTCCTTGGACATTGTTCATGTTCAAGTTATCGAGAAACCGGGCGGCATCATCCTTCCTTCCGCCGGGCCGGTTCCGCGGACGGAAGATCAGATACTAAATCCCCCGGCGCCCGGGATAACGTACCAACGTGATGAGGAGAGTCCCGGCCGGTTTGCCCAACTCGGTGATCCCTATGTATTGCGGGATTTTCATGGGATTACCGTCATCTTCCGCCCTTTTCTCTATAATCCTGTTCAACAAACGTTAAGGATTGCCTCTGTCATCACGGTGAGGATCCGTATGGATGAAAAACTCCAGGGGATCACCCCAAACACCTGCCACCGAACCATACCGGGAGCCTTCGAGGGGGTTTATCAGACTCATTTCCTGAACTATGAAAATTATAGGAGCCGGTATCCGACTATCTCTGAAGAAGGACGGATGATTGTTATTACGACCGCGGCGATGGATCAGGAGGTTTTTCCCTTTATTGAGTGGAAGAATCGCAAGGGAATCCCGACCGCGCTTTATCTTTATCCGAACGACACCGGGAACACCCCGGCTCAGATAAAGACGTTTATTAAAAATCTCTATGATTCGGCTGAAAGCCTCTGTTACATCCTCATCGTGGGGGATGCCGAGGATGTCCCGCCCGCCATCGGTACCTCAGGATGGGCCAACGGGGCCGCCGCCGATCCCGTTTATACATTACTGGCGGGGGATGACCAGTATCCCGATGCTTTCATCGGCCGATTCTCCGTGGAGGATGCGGCTCAGGCCGGAACAGTCATTTATAAGAACCTTCAATATGAGATGGCGCCCGATCCTGCGGCCGATTGGTATCATAAGGCGGCCGGTATCGCCAGCAACGTGGCCTTTGATCCTTATCCCGAGGATTGGATTCTCATGGAAGGTCTCCGTGTGCTGATGCAGGCTTACAATTATTCTGAATTTACAACGATCTATGATCCGGGTGCGGCGGCCTACCAGGTCACCACGGCGATTAATGACGGCAGGGGATGGGTGAATTATCTGGGTCATGGCGGTCCCACCGGCTGGAATACCTCGGCTTTTTCGAACACGCATGCCGCGCAACTCCAAAACGATGCCATGACCCCGGTCATCATTTCCGTCGCTTGCAGCAATGGAGACTTCGAGGGGCAGACCTGCTTTGCTGAAGCGTGGCAGAGGGTGGGAACACCTGAAGCGGCGAGGGGATCGATCGTTTTCATGGGATCCTCCGTCGGACAGACGACGGCGGCTTGGGTGGGGCAGGAAGAGATCATTCATCGCTTGGTCGAGGATGTCCACCATACCATCGGAGGACTCACCTTTAACGGCGAGATGAAGGCGATCAGCGACCACCCCGGATTGGGTAATGGGACCGGATCGGAATGTGTTCAATCGTGGCATCTCTTCGGCGATCCCTCCCTCTTTTTCTACACCGATACGCCTGGAGCGATGACCGTCGCGCATGATGAAGCGATTCCGATCGGGGCGACGGGGGCGGAAGTTCTCGTGGAAGATGCCGAGGGGCCTATTGAAGGGGCTTTGGTGGCCTTCTATGGGGATGGGATTCTTTACGGCTCCGCCTATACCGATCTGACCGGCTTGGCCTATGTTGAGTTTGCCGAGGCGCCCAATAGCGCTGGTTTTCTGGAGGTCAATGCCACCGCCTTTAACAAGATCCCATCCTTTGGGTCGATTGAGGTCAGAGCATCGGATTCAATACCAACCCATTCCTCTCAGGTCATACAAAGGTTCGAGGTGCGTCCGAATCCGTTCCAGGATCAGATAACTCTCCGCTACGGATTAGCTGCGGAAGGAGATTTTCATATTGGTGTCTATGATATTTCAGGGCGCTTGATCCGAACCTTGTATCATCGTAACCAGACACAAGGTTCCCATGCGCTGAAATGGGATGGTTTGGATGAATTGGGAAATTCAATCCCGGCAGGGATTTACTTTATCAAAGCGAGTCATTCGGAGGGCGGAGCAGCAAAGATCAAGTGTCTGTATATCGAGTGA
- a CDS encoding FAD:protein FMN transferase: protein MSKDLMNSHLLARIALIILALPTLLLSCTSERTDTSEAPPYQIFAEPMMGTTIEVMVPENEAAAAQAQAVFTLFNDIELRMSEWREGSPLAVVNQHAGGDPVPIPEDLLAVIQRGLALGDLTGGAFDITWAALWGLWDFKAEHPFVPDVEAIRARTALVDYKQLQVDDAAGTIRLPAEGMKIGLGGIAKGYALDRATALLKEKGVTSFLLSAGGQVYASGMRGDRKWRVGIRNPRGEIDDYFATMEVSDASVSTSGDYERFFILDGIRYHHILDPRTGRPARGLRSATVISSDATLADALSTAFMVMGVDPALALAETLPDVEAVLIDASNEVHTTSGMKNRLIVTHELPRLSP from the coding sequence GTGTCGAAAGATCTTATGAATTCCCATCTATTAGCTCGTATCGCTCTTATCATTCTCGCTCTGCCGACCCTCCTCCTCTCCTGCACCTCGGAGAGGACCGACACATCTGAAGCCCCCCCCTATCAGATCTTCGCCGAACCGATGATGGGAACCACCATCGAGGTGATGGTTCCGGAAAACGAAGCGGCGGCGGCACAGGCTCAGGCCGTCTTTACCCTTTTCAACGATATCGAATTGCGGATGAGTGAGTGGCGCGAGGGATCTCCCCTTGCCGTCGTCAATCAGCACGCCGGCGGTGATCCCGTCCCCATCCCTGAGGATCTACTGGCCGTGATCCAAAGGGGATTGGCATTGGGCGATCTCACCGGCGGCGCCTTTGATATAACCTGGGCCGCTCTGTGGGGGCTTTGGGATTTCAAGGCGGAGCATCCCTTCGTACCCGATGTGGAGGCTATCCGCGCCCGCACCGCCCTGGTCGATTACAAACAGCTCCAGGTTGATGACGCGGCGGGAACAATCCGTCTCCCCGCAGAGGGGATGAAGATCGGCCTGGGCGGCATCGCCAAGGGTTATGCTCTCGATCGAGCGACGGCTTTGTTAAAGGAAAAGGGCGTCACCTCATTTCTTCTCTCAGCCGGCGGGCAGGTCTATGCCTCCGGGATGCGGGGCGACCGGAAGTGGCGGGTCGGGATCCGGAATCCGCGCGGAGAGATCGACGATTATTTTGCTACCATGGAAGTCAGCGACGCCTCAGTATCGACGAGCGGCGATTACGAACGTTTCTTCATTTTGGATGGGATTCGCTATCACCATATCCTGGATCCACGAACCGGCCGGCCGGCCCGCGGACTCCGCAGCGCCACCGTCATCAGCTCCGACGCCACCCTCGCCGATGCCCTCTCGACGGCCTTCATGGTGATGGGTGTCGATCCGGCGCTGGCTCTGGCCGAGACACTTCCGGATGTAGAAGCTGTTCTGATTGACGCATCGAATGAAGTTCATACGACATCGGGGATGAAAAATCGGCTGATCGTGACGCATGAGCTACCACGCCTGTCACCCTAA
- a CDS encoding electron transport complex subunit RsxA: protein MAYLFWIFISAMIINNFTLTYFLGLCPFFGVSGRLIVAFRLGLANIFVMVITSICAWTLNTYILVHAPYLQLISYIVVIASTVQFVEMVIKKLSPALFRALGIFLPLITTNCAILGLAIFQTNRGYGLAQGLVFALGAGAGLTLALVLMAGLREEAELSDIPAVVRGTAMNLLIAGILSLAFMGFAGLFSGA from the coding sequence ATGGCATATCTCTTCTGGATCTTCATCAGCGCCATGATCATTAACAATTTCACGCTGACCTATTTCCTCGGCCTCTGTCCTTTCTTCGGTGTTTCGGGACGCCTCATCGTCGCCTTCCGGCTCGGTCTGGCGAATATCTTCGTCATGGTGATCACCTCGATCTGCGCCTGGACCCTCAACACCTACATTCTGGTCCACGCGCCCTATCTGCAGCTGATCAGCTACATCGTCGTTATCGCCAGTACCGTGCAGTTTGTGGAGATGGTGATCAAAAAACTGAGCCCGGCCCTCTTCCGCGCCCTGGGTATCTTCCTGCCGCTGATTACGACAAACTGCGCCATCCTGGGTCTCGCCATCTTTCAGACAAATCGGGGATACGGCCTGGCGCAGGGATTGGTCTTCGCCCTTGGCGCCGGCGCGGGTTTGACCCTCGCCCTGGTTCTGATGGCCGGATTGCGGGAGGAAGCGGAGCTTTCCGACATCCCCGCCGTCGTGCGGGGCACGGCGATGAATCTCCTTATCGCCGGTATTCTCTCTTTGGCCTTTATGGGATTCGCAGGCCTGTTCAGCGGCGCTTGA
- a CDS encoding electron transport complex subunit E, whose product MAEIKDPGAAYAEFVKGIWKENPIFVQVLGMCPMLAVTNSAINALAMGAATFFVLVGSSFLVSLLRNYIPKQVRISTYIIIIATFVTVADFALKALVPDVHRALGAFIALIVVNCIILGRQEAFASRNTVWMSVLDALGMAIGFAFALLCLGSVREILGSGSLFGIDLFGPSFEPWVIMILPPGGFIMLGLILLVFNAMTQRRLNRAKALARRTA is encoded by the coding sequence ATGGCCGAAATTAAAGATCCGGGCGCGGCCTACGCCGAATTTGTTAAAGGGATCTGGAAGGAAAACCCGATCTTTGTGCAAGTTCTTGGCATGTGCCCCATGCTGGCCGTCACCAACAGCGCCATCAACGCCCTCGCCATGGGAGCGGCGACCTTCTTTGTTTTGGTCGGCTCGAGTTTCCTCGTTTCCTTGCTGCGGAACTATATTCCCAAACAGGTGCGGATCTCGACTTATATCATTATTATCGCGACCTTCGTCACCGTCGCCGACTTCGCGTTGAAAGCGCTGGTCCCCGATGTGCACCGCGCGCTGGGCGCCTTTATCGCCCTCATCGTCGTCAACTGCATCATTCTGGGCCGGCAGGAGGCTTTTGCGTCGCGAAACACCGTCTGGATGTCGGTTCTGGACGCTCTGGGGATGGCCATCGGATTTGCTTTCGCCCTGCTCTGTCTCGGCTCCGTCCGGGAGATCCTCGGCAGCGGCTCGCTCTTCGGCATTGATCTCTTCGGCCCCAGCTTTGAGCCGTGGGTCATCATGATCCTGCCGCCGGGAGGCTTCATCATGCTGGGTCTGATCCTGCTTGTCTTCAACGCCATGACACAGCGGCGCCTGAACCGGGCTAAGGCGCTGGCGAGGAGGACGGCCTAA